One genomic window of Diospyros lotus cultivar Yz01 chromosome 8, ASM1463336v1, whole genome shotgun sequence includes the following:
- the LOC127808880 gene encoding probable strigolactone esterase DAD2, with amino-acid sequence MGPTLLEALNVRVVGFGERTLVLAHGFGTDQSAWNRILPYFSPHHFRIILYDLVCAGSVNPDFFDFRRYTTLDAYVDDLLQILHLLSIDRCFYVGHSISATIGILAAIRRPDLFSKLILIGASPRFLNDRDYHGGFEQVEIESVFTAMEANYEAWVNGYAPLAVGADVPAAVQEFSRTLFNMRPDITLFVSRTVFNSDLRGVLGQVKVPCCIIQTESDVSIPASVAQYMKDHLGGRTVVEILPTEGHLPHLSAPGILAAALRRYLPR; translated from the exons ATGGGTCCAACCCTCCTGGAAGCTCTGAACGTCCGGGTCGTCGGCTTCGGCGAGAGAACCCTGGTCCTCGCTCACGGCTTCGGCACCGACCAATCGGCCTGGAATCGCATTCTCCCCTATTTCTCACCCCACCACTTCCGCATCATCCTGTACGACCTCGTCTGCGCCGGCAGCGTCAACCCCGACTTCTTTGATTTCCGCCGCTACACCACCCTCGACGCCTATGTCGACGACCTCCTCCAAATCCTCCACCTCCTCTCCATCGACCGCTGCTTCTACGTCGGCCACTCCATCTCCGCCACAATCGGGATTCTCGCCGCCATTCGCCGCCCCGACCTTTTCTCCAAGCTCATCCTCATCGGCGCCTCTCCAAG GTTCTTGAACGACCGAGATTACCACGGCGGATTCGAGCAAGTGGAGATCGAGTCCGTGTTCACGGCAATGGAGGCCAACTACGAGGCGTGGGTGAACGGCTACGCGCCGCTGGCGGTGGGCGCGGACGTGCCGGCGGCGGTGCAGGAATTCAGCCGGACGCTGTTCAACATGAGGCCGGACATAACGCTGTTCGTGTCGAGGACGGTGTTCAACAGCGATTTGAGGGGGGTTTTGGGCCAAGTCAAGGTGCCGTGCTGCATAATTCAGACGGAGAGTGACGTCTCCATCCCAGCGTCAGTGGCGCAGTATATGAAGGACCATCTCGGCGGCCGGACGGTGGTGGAGATACTGCCGACCGAGGGCCACTTGCCGCACCTCAGCGCGCCGGGGATCCTGGCCGCCGCGCTCCGGCGATACCTTCCCCGGTAG